A single genomic interval of Eurosta solidaginis isolate ZX-2024a chromosome 3, ASM4086904v1, whole genome shotgun sequence harbors:
- the LOC137246705 gene encoding putative nuclease HARBI1, translating into MISAYLRLCLIEEETNTSQQLAERVSRRILRDKCNPLELPNASFHQLNRINKPAFKYLLDVLHNGLPVARKRFAIDTVVKLSAALRFFGEGAYQKGVGRQMNVGLSQSSFSHVLSKVLNVFEECLCNQWIKWPTKDEMREIALDFHRQFNIPGIIGCIDGTHVRIIGPRNNKHLYYNIKGYYSMNVLLVCDNKMAIRYVDATHAGACHDPLIWNTSELRVSMEQNYLLGTRNVWLLGDAGYPLEPWLLTPHRSAEEDSTESKFNEVHARGRNIVERTNGVLKNRWRCVLGARELHYSPKKAAQITNVCCALHNICLKYRCDDTPFISNRASPPEISEHVQF; encoded by the exons atgattagtgcttacttgcgcctttgtttaattgaagaagaaactaataccagtcagcaattggctgaacgagtgtccaggaggatattacgcgacaagtgtaacccccttgaattacccaatgcaag ctttcaccaattgaatagaataaataagccggcgttcaaatatttgttggatGTATTGCACAATGGTCTGCCAGTGGCACGTAAACGTTTTGCAATAGACACAGTCGTAAAGCTTTCAGCTGCTCTCAGATTTTTTGGTGAAGGGGCATACCAAAAAGGAGTAGGGAGGCAAATGAATGTTGGCTTATCGCAGTCAAGTTTTAGCCACGTCTTGTCTAAAGTATTGAATGTTTTTGAGGAGTGCCTTTGCAATCAGTGGATAAAATGGCCTACCAAAGACGAAATGCGTGAAATTGCTTTGGATTTTCATCGACAATTTAATATCCCAGGCATTATTGGCTGCATAGATGGCACACACGTTAGAATTATAGGCCCTAGGAATAATAAACACTTATATTATAACATAAAGGGTTACTATAGTATGAATGTTTTGCTG GTATGTGATAACAAAATGGCAATAAGATACGTCGATGCTACACACGCTGGAGCCTGCCATGACCCATTAATTTGGAATACAAGTGAATTGAGGGTTTCAATGGAGCAGAATTACTTGCTAGGCACTAGAAATGTTTGGCTGCtag GCGACGCTGGATATCCACTGGAGCCTTGGTTGCTAACACCCCACAGATCAGCGGAAGAGGACTCCACAGAAAGCAAATTTAATGAGGTTCATGCACGTGGACGTAACATTGTGGAAAGGACCAATGGCGTCTTAAAAAATAGATGGAGGTGTGTACTAGGAGCCAGGGAGCTACATTATTCGCCTAAGAAAGCAGCTCAAATTACTAATGTCTGTTGCGCGTTGCACAATATATGCTTAAAGTATCGGTGCGATGACACACCTTTTATTTCAAATAGAGCTTCTCCACCGGAAATTTCCGAACACGTGCAGTTTTAA